In the genome of Crassostrea angulata isolate pt1a10 chromosome 6, ASM2561291v2, whole genome shotgun sequence, the window TGTCTTCAAAAAAGATCTGAGCATTACATTACATAAAAAGAGATAAATTATATGAACGTAACTTTGATCACTCCgataattctttttaataatCTTTAATTAGCAAAGCTATATTATACATTCGTTCGCTTAAATTAttgcataaatattttaaaacgtaCATTAGAATACGGTGCATCTTTTGTTACTAgctaaaatacattttaacgcTCAGTTACATTAGAATACTTCTATGGcagtttaaaataataaaaaaaaaacatattcaaaTAATGATATGTGGTGGTAACGAACAATGTTCAAAATCAGAAGTCCGaaggaaaaatataaaacagtagCAGAGCGAACACGGACATCTACAAAAAATAGAGATAGGATTAGGTCCAATGtggagtaagcatcctctgctgaccggtcacacccgccgtatGCTCTTTGTCCAATCGGAAAAACCGAAAATTCATTCcatgaatatgaaaattatattttaaaaaacgaaTGTCTTATTTGAAATCTGTAGCATTAAATTGAACGTCCTTTGGTGAAACATATCTTACGATGACAAGAACTCGTATCTATTTAGATGTCATATTCCTGTTCATGCTCTCGTATTTTGCATTCAATTTAAcagtcataaaaataaacaaaacggtattataaacattaataaaacaaaactgcATCTCTTTCCTGAAttcttcataaaaacaaaacctCACATCGAGGCACCTGACCCAACCTTCAATTTAATGaaggtccgtgtttgctcaaGGTTTGTATTTTGAACATCACAAACAAAGCAATTCATCAACGTTTCCTTTTTCCCTATAATGGCATTTTCCCGATTTTGGCATTTAACTCGATGACATGCCCAATTGTGACAAGGTGCACACGGCGGGTACGACCGGTCGACAGGGGATACTTACTCCTCCTATGCACCTTATCCCATCTCTCTCcatttagaggtccgtgttgccctgctttgaatttgtattttgcttTATAAATTGTTGAGGTGGTTtgcggtttgttattgtcatttttcatccTAATCTGAAAgttaaaacaatctttaaatTTCTACATGTTTCTCTATTTCTGGAAACATttagaaaatacaaaaacaaaactgaacctaaaacaattttgataagCAGCACCATACATAATGTTCGACTTCTTCACAACTTTGCTCATGATTTACAAAGATTATGATAGAGAACTAGAAAACAGACGTCACGTTTCCTTTTGTTCGCAAATAGTTATTATTAGACTTTAATTCCCTCTATTTCAGACCTCACACTtaaaatattgttgttaccGTTGAGATCTTGAATAACTCTAGTAAATGTTTGTACAATGTGTTGTTACTGTGTACAGCTGTCAACCATTAATTAAATTTACTGTTTTATTCAGCATTTTCCAACTTCAAAGCAGAGACATCAACCTCTCACAATTAAATGTGTTTGAATCATAGATTATTTTACCTTGAGATTCGAATTGCAGACATAGCTTTTAATctctttaattgaaaaatactACTCGAGACCAAACGCATCTTTAATTTTACAGTACTTCAAGTAAACTCAAAGAAATGAATTATGGAACAAACCCTTAAGAACGATAACAATGCAATTGTTATGCAATTTTCTTTGAAACTTGCTGCTACTGCTGGTGGGTAACAgtggtttattttattttctaattaaaaGTATTCTGTTTATTAAAACGATACACTTATATAATTGAAGCAAAAGACTGAGTGCAAACTAAGCAGTTCCTAAAGAAAGCACATTTTTGTAATGACTAATAGTACGGTTCAGTGATAATTAATTTTGATGTGCTAACAGTGAAAAACATCGACCACAATGACAAAATCTCTGAATAGGGCAGAGAAAGTTTTCACCCAACGTGTTGTCATCAATTCATCATCAACTTCAGGAAACACATTCCACACAAAAGGCTACAAAATACAACTTTTCAAATCATTACGAAGCATGATTCTTAGAAATCTACAGTGAAGTGAAAAAAGTAGAAGATTACAATTGGTTGATATCCTTTTAAAATCTTCGGAAaacatattgaataaaaaaaaatggttatcattaaagaaaacaaaatagcataatattacataaacaaGCTGAATATTACAATGCTTTACAAACAAAGCTGCACACGTTTAACCCAATTTAAAAAGCTAACAACCAATATCATCGTCATTATGTGTTATTAATTAAAACGACGGATAAACAAAACTTAGGAAACTTCTTCGTCaatagtttatttaaaaaaaaacatacaaaacaatgtgaaacaataatattgaatatattatatgatagtATCAGCAACCAGTTTGATCTTCTTTTAGAAATTTTGAAGTGTCAATACCAAAGGACTGCGCCTTGGCAAAAAGTCTATTCTTCACAGATTCATCAAGTGTCCTTTCACGGCTTAAGATCCATGCGTACGATATATGAAACAGTCCGAGGATGTCCGAACAAGAGTAGATCATGGTGTGAGTAGTGTAGTCTGTATCAAGGACCCAGTATCGTCCGTACGGAGCAACTACAAGAATACGCTATACCTGAGTATCTCGCTGACAACTTATTTATAActgtttaaaaaacttgataGCTGAACTATAATAACTCAATGAagtatataatgatataattgttattttttaagattaatttttgtgtttaatttcaCAGTCAACATCGGTTAACAATAGTTCTCtcaggggtgtcaatttcagctGTTACCCTCTCAAACAGGCATCATATATGTAATAACGCTAcggtattttaaattttacctaTTAAAACTTCTTATAATTGCAGagacaataataattttatcaatatttttatattaaagagTAGAAAACTTACGATTTGAGAATCGAACTCCAAGTCGAGATGGGTATTTTGGATCTGGAATGTAGGCGTCACCAACTGCTTCCTTTTTCTCGccatttctttataaaacaaaagaatacAGTTATCAATATCCCATCTTCACCTGTTTTTTCCTCCTCTCTCCAGGGCAATAGTAGTAAACATTTTGATGATGATTACAAAATAACAAGTTACGATTTTATCAAGGAGTTTAGTTTTAGCAAACATAGCTACAAGGTACTGTGAAAAATTGAAGATTTTCTGAGATCACGATATATTTAATTTTGCTAGATGAAATAATACTCagtctttgaaaataaaacacttCTAATGATCTCTTGTGATGTAGTTTTAAGATACAGCATTTTAcaaagcatttaagtatgatgtaatattttaaagaatagatTACATTGAAAATGCACATAAGTCAATTAAAGATTGAGATAGTTACTCGATTCCTATATTATCCACTCGAATGTGACCATCTGACTTTAGCTGATAATTCGCCGATACACATTTCTGGTTTCCTTCAAAATTggctttgaatttgtatattTCGTACCAAGTTCCAAGATactaaaaataagaataaatgtacatatcaaTAAACTTTCATATATTGAATTAAATCTAGTTAAACAGTTCTTGTTTGATTGGGAGGAAAcgtcaaataaaaatacatttacctTATTAAGATCAAGAGTTTCCTGGGTTTGGACCTTTGCACATTTCCCAAAACCAAAAACTTGAGCTTGAGAAACCCCAAAGATTGAGAGAACCACGCAAATTATAATGAACATTTTCGTTTCTTTCTCTACAAGTGTCAATGCTCCATATGATGGGTTATTGGACGTTTTTATACCCGGTGAATACATAAGTTATGTCCTGTAACGTGATGGTACACGTGGGTCTTTGGGTTAACAAACATGATAAGATAGGGTTTCATAAGTCGTTGCCCAAACATTTACAGAATCCTCAGTACGTAGTGCTTATCGA includes:
- the LOC128187052 gene encoding apolipoprotein D-like codes for the protein MFIIICVVLSIFGVSQAQVFGFGKCAKVQTQETLDLNKYLGTWYEIYKFKANFEGNQKCVSANYQLKSDGHIRVDNIGIENGEKKEAVGDAYIPDPKYPSRLGVRFSNLAPYGRYWVLDTDYTTHTMIYSCSDILGLFHISYAWILSRERTLDESVKNRLFAKAQSFGIDTSKFLKEDQTGC